A segment of the Candidatus Delongbacteria bacterium genome:
CCAAATCGTAATAACCACTCAAAAACCACACTCTCATCTGCGGATTCTGGTGCATAGTTTTCGTAAGAGAATCAATAACATCAACATATTTGTTTGACACTTTACTATAATCCCATGGCCACACTTTTCCATTTATTATTTCGTAAGTTATATCACAATCGAACTCTAAGTGGTTTTTAACATAATCATTGTAGATTGAAGTGTATGGTCCATAGATTACACTATATGCAGGATCGTAGTCTATGCTATCTATGGTTTCATCAATATTATAGCCTAAAAATCTAGAATCTAACCTTCCTACTGTTCTTCCTTCAGAACGGAAAAGTTCACTCATGTATCTAAATTCATTGATTCTACCGCCAGAAATTTTTACATACTCTTCCGACAAACCTGTAAACTCTGAAATTTTGGAAAAAATATTATTTCTTGTTTCTATATCTGTAGAGTTTCCTGTAAAAAGAAATTTAAGATATTCATTCTCAACAAAATAGGTAACTTCTTCAATCAATGTCTCAAGTTTGAGATATTTTACCTTGTCAAGCTTACCATGATACCATGATGTGGCAGCCAATGTTGGTAAAAACATTAAAAATGGAAGATTGTTTCCAGGATCATTGCTGATCTGCATAAAATTTAGAACACTGGAAACAAGTATTATTCCGTTAAGGTAAAGACCATATCTGTTTAGAAGATACTCAGAAACTCCCGAAGCTCTTGTAGTGCCATAGCTCTCTCCACAGAGATATTTTTTAGAACTCCATCTTTTATTCTTATCCAACCAAATTTTTATTGCGTCACCCATTGTTTCAATATCTTTATTGAACTCATGATACTCCTTCGAACCTTCAGGATTTGCCGACCTGCTATAACCAGTTGACACAGGATCAAGAAAAACCAAATCAGCTTTTTTTAACCAGGTAAAATTGTTGTTAGTTATTTTTGCAGGCAGGGAAACAGCTCTCCCTTCTTCATCTATCTCGTAGGTTTTTGGGCCTAACATGCCCATGTGAAGCCAAACAGAAGAAGACCCTGGTCCTCCATTAAATGCAAAAATAACTGGTCTGTTTTCTTCTGTTTCCAATCTATAGGAAGTGAAAAAGAAGTTTACTTTTAATTCCCCTTCTTCATCTTTTAATCTCATGAAACCTGTTTCACTTATGTAATTGAATTCTTTTCCTTCGATTTCAATTGAGTGAGTTACTTTTGAGGATTCCTCGGGTTTAAGTTCAACTATTTTCTTCTCTTTCTCATTTTTCTCTTCAGCCATGACAACCTCAATTATATTGATTATACGATTTTATAACAGAATAAAAATATAATAAGTTTTTCTGTAAATCACACTTGGTAAATAATTTTCATGCATTATATTCAAACAAAAAGTAGATGGAGATAAAATGAATATTTTTGAGCTACGTATAGCGGAAAGAATTAGTGAAAAATATGAAAGCCTTTCATTTGATGAGATTCTAAATGCTCTTGAAAAACCAAAAAATGAAAACTTCGGCGATAAATCGCTACCATGTTTCAAGTTCGCTAAACAGTTAAGAAAATCACCTCAGATGATTGGAGATGAGTTTCTTTCTATCTTTACTGGAGATGACTACTTTTCAGAAATTACAAATGCTGGAGGTTTCTTAAACTTTAGATTTAATAGAACTGTTTTTGTTAAGAATATGATTGACTCGCTTCAAAATGGAAATTTTGATAGAAATATTAAAACCCTTGGCGAAGGTAAAGTCTTGGCTATAGATTTTTCATCGCCAAATATTGCCAAAGAGTTTCATATAGGACACCTTAGATCAACTGCTATTGGTAATGCCATCTCAAATATCTACGCTGAAGCTGGATGGAAAGTAAATAGAATTAACCATTTAGGTGACTGGGGAACTCAATTTGGGAAATTATTGTATGCATATATTGAGTGGGGAAACGAAGAAGAGTTCAAAAAACATCCAATAAGATATTTACAACAAATCTATGTTAAATTTCATAAACTTGCTGAAACTGACACTTCCCTTGAAGACAAGGGTCGTGAGTGGTTCAAAAGACTTGAAGATGGAGATGTTAAAGCAAGAGAATTGTGGGAACTTTTCAGATTCCATGCCTTAGAAAGTCTAAAAAAAAGCTACAAAAGACTGGATATTGAATTTGATTATTTTTGGGGGGAAGCTTTTTATGAAGATGCATGCAAGGATGTTATTAAACTGGTCGAGGAAAGTGAAGCTGGTTCAATAAGCCAGGGAGCTCTGGTTATTAATCTTGACGATTACGACATGCCTCCTTGTTTGATTAGAAAAAGCGATGGAACATCAATATATGCAACTCGTGATTTAGCTGCGGCTATACACAGATATAATGAGCTAAAATTCAATAAATTTATATACGTTACAGAGATGAAGCAAAATCTCCATTTCAAACAAGTAATGAAATCTCTTGAGCTTTTAGGTTTTGAATGGGCGAAATCAATGGAGCATGTGTTTTTTGGCAGCATAAAAGGAATATCAACAAGAAAAGGCAATGTAAAATATTTAGATGATGTTTTTGATGAAGCAAAAGAGAGAGCTCTTTCTGTGATCAATGAAAAAAATCCTGATTTGAACAATAAAGATGAGATTGCTGAAAAAATTGGTATAGGTGCAGTAGTTTTTCAAGATTTATCTAAATCACGTGTTAAAGATAGCGAGTTTGATTGGGAAAGAATTTTAGCTTTTGAGGGTGAAACAGGACCATATGTTCAATATACTTATGTTCGTATGCACAATATTTTGGAAAAAATAGGAGAGTATGCTTTAGCAGATTCCACAGATTATTCGGTACTAACAGATGATGATTCATTCAGAGTTCTAACTGAAATAGGAAGATTCAAAGAAGTTATTGAATTTGCAATTAATGACAATGAACCTTCCGTAATAGCAAATTATTTGATCACTCTTTCAAAGGCTTTTAATAAATTTTACTTAAGTAACAGGGTGATGGGAGAAGCTGAAAGTATTATGAATTCACGAATAATTTTATTACTAAACCTTAAAAATATCATGGCTAAATGCATGAATATTCTTGGTGTCCCTGTAATAGAGAAGATGTAATAAAAGACCGGATTTTCCGGTCTTTTTCTATCCCTTTCTGAGAAAGTAAAATCTGGAGCAATTATTAAGATCAGAATGTTAAAAAAGTCCTTTAAGGATAAAATTATTTTTGAGAACCTTTTTTTGGATTTAGACAATTCTTTTTCACTTTATGGTAAAAATGGTAGTGGGAAAACTACTTTATTTGAAATCCTATCAGGTGAAGATATTGATTTTACTGGTGAAATAATTGACAATTATAAGACTCCAGAAGATTATGGATATTTTCTTCAGTTCACTGAATCTGGTTTTTTGACAGAGAAAGTGATTGACGAAATTCTGTTTTCAAATGCCGATAGGGATAAGTTTTTGGGTATGATCCATATGTTTAAACTTGATGAATTTATAGATAAAAACCCATATTCTCTTTCAAAATCCACTCAAAAACTGATTACTCTATTCATAACTCTTTCTGAAGAAAAAAAAATTTATATTCTCGATGAACCCGACTCAGGTCTGTCAGTGAATAATCAAATTATTTTAGCCAGACTATTAAGGGATTTATCTAGAAAAAAACAAATTCTAATAATTAGTCATTCCAAACTTTTTTTAAAGCTTTTAGATTTTGATGTACTTCATTTTGAAGATAAATCCATACATAAAAAGTGTATTGAAAAATTTTTGCATGATAATTGTCAAACTGAAGAATTAGTTTATCTAAACAAATTTTATCTATAAAAGAAATAAAACGTTCATTATTTTTTTGTTTAGAAGAAAATGATGGTTATCTTACTTTAATAATCAGTATATAATCGGACTTCGAAATGCCTGACAAAAAAGAGGTCGTTCTAATAGTTGATGATAAGCAGATGAATCTGGATGTTCTGTCAGAAATTTTATCTCCAGGGTATACAGTTATCACTGCAGATAGTGGAGAACAAGCTCTATATCTGGTTGAAGGATTTTATCCTGATCTGATTTTGATGGATGTAAATATGCCCCCAGGTATGGATGGGTTTGAAACATGTGCCTTGATTAAGAGCAACCCTGTTACTTCAGATATCCCTATTATTTTTTTAACAGCGGTGGATAATATAAAGGATAAACTTCATGGTTTGAAAGTTGGAGGTTCAGATTATATAACAAAACCATTTTATTCTGAGGAAGTACTGGCCAGAGTTAAACTTCATGTAAAACTGGCTAAAACTCTTGAAGAACATAAAAGACTGAGCAGAGAACTTGAGTTTAAACTAAATGAACGTACTCAGCAACTTATCAATACAGAACGACATGCAGCTTTTAGTCTTTTGATTCAAGGTATAATTCATAATTTAAAAAGTCCATTGACAGCTCTTAGTGGGAATTCAGAGTTAATTTCTTATATATTGGATAAAAATAAAGAAAGTGATCCAACCTTTCTTAAGTTTAAGAAACAGATTCAACAATACAATGAGAGAAATCTTGAAGCGTGTATTAGGCTACAGGAGATGATCGAAAACATGATGTGTAAATCACGAAACTCGGAAAGTGATATAAATGATAATGTAGATCTAAATACTCTTGTTCAAACCGAAATTGAGTTTATGAATTCTGATCCGTTCTTTAAACATGATATTACAAAAGAGATTTTATTATGTGATAAAATTCTCCTTATCAGCATTAAAAAAGGGGAATTCTCTCAAGTATTCTCAAACCTTCTCAGAAATTCCATGGAAGCTATGAACAATACAAAAGATCCAGTGATTAAAATTGTCTCATATGAGGAAGATGAATATGCTGTATTGAAAATTATTGATAATGGTCCTGGTATACCAGGAAAGTACTTGAAAAATATTTTTGATCCATTTTTTACTACAAAGAAGAACAATTCTGAAAATCCAACAATCGGTACGGGATTAGGTTTATATACCTGTAAAAAGATAATGACTGATAATTTTGGTTTTATCGAAGTTGATTCGGAGGAGGGACGTACAGAATTTATATTGAGTTTTCCTTTGAGTAATTCAAATTCAGAAGAATGATTTTTATTCCATACAAAAACTGTCCAAATCTTTAGCCTGAAATTTTATTTATTACGATATTATCAATTATTAGGTAGTAAAAATCATATTTAGTCCTTAAATTCCGTGCAATTATTGAAAAAAAAGGAGTTCTTATGCTTAATGTAACTGAAATCGCAAAAGATGAATTGAATAAAGCTCTTGTAGCTCAGGAAGATAAAGACATATGTATTCGTGTTTATGTTGAAGGTGTGGGATGTAGTGGTCCCCAAGTTGGTTTGGCATTGGATAAAAAGTCTGAAAATGACAAAATATTCAATATAAACGGTGTGAATTTCATTGTTGATTCTGAAAGTGAAAAAACAATCAATGATTATGAAGGTCTAAACATTGACTTTATTGATGAAGATGAAAGATCTGCAGGTTTTTCATTAAGTTTTAACAAAGAATTTGGTGGATGTAACAGTGGATGCAGTTGCCACTAAAATTAAAATTGTAGGAGAAAATTTATGCTTGTAGTGTCCGATAGTGCGAGACAAGAGATCGGTAGAGTTATAAATACTCAGAATGATACAGATCTTTGTGTACGCGTTTACATTGAAGGAGTAGGTTGAGGAGGACCAAGGCTAGGTCTAGCTTTGGATAAGTTCCGCGATGGAGATATGAGATTGATAATGAATGAGATCTCGTATCTGATTGATAAAAAAAGCTCTGATGTAATGAAAAGATATGGTAATGCTTATCTTGATTATAAAGATGATGATAGATACGGCGGAGGTTTTTCCTTAGGATTCAATGGCTCGGACAATTGCTCAGGTGGGTGTTGTTAAGTTCCGTTCTTTTGATTTATTGAAAACCACTCATTAGTTGAGTGGTTTTTCTTTGTATGTAGGTTAGTATTTTGGTAATTTAAAGTCTTTCGGCAAATATATGATGTTCACTTTTATTAAGAACTTTTTGAATCTCTGAATATTCTTCCAACTCTGATATCATATCAAGATGATTCATATATGTTTCCATATCCTTATCTCCTCTTCCTGATAAATTTATAACAATCGTTTCATATTTAGATAGGTCAATTTTATCCAGTGCAGCCATTGCATGTGAAGATTCTAAAGCTGGAATAATTCCTTCCAATCGGGATAATCTCATTCCAGCAATTAATGCTTCGTTGTCTTTAATGTAAACGGATTTAGCTCTACCTGAAGAAAACAGATGAGCACATAAAGGTCCTACACCAGGATAATTTAATCCTGCTGAGATGGAGTGCGATTCAATAGGATTATTATCCTCGTCCTGAATAATTAAAGATTTGAACCCGTGGAGGATTCCGGGTCTACCATTATACGTTGTGCTAGCATGTTTACCAGTTTCCAAACCTTCACCAGCAGCTTCAGCCATTAGAAGATCCGTTTTTTCCTCTTCAATGAAATGATAAAATGCACCAGTAGCATTACTACCTCCTCCTACACAAGCAATTATCAAATCAGGGTAGCTTTTTCCTGTATGTTCTTTAATCTGTAATTTCATCTCTTTACTGATAACAGATTGAAACTCACCTGTTATTTCAGGATAAGGATGAGGTCCAACTATAGAACCAATCATATAATAGGCATCTGGATTTTCAATCCAGTAACCCAGTGCCTCATTGATTGCATCGTTTAATGTTCTACTTCCACTTTTTGCCTCATAAACCTCAGCTCCTAAAAGCTTCATTCTTTTAACATTTGGAGCTTGTCTCTGTGCATCTTTTTCTCCCATAAAAATTATACATTTCATACCAAACTTAGCACATACAGTGGCAGTTGCTACTCCATGTTGTCCTGCACCGGTTTCAGCAATTACTGTTTTCTTGCCTAATTCTCTAGCCAGAAGTACCTGCCCAAGGGTGTTATTTATCTTATGAGCTCCGGTATGGTTTAGATCTTCTCTTTTTAGAAATATTTTTTTCCCATATATTCTAGACAAGTTTTCTGAAAAATAGAGTGGAGTTGGTCTTCCACAATAATCTTTAAGTAGAGATGCTAATTCCTGTTGAAAATTTGGAGAGTCAATAATTCTTCTGTAATTATTTCTCAATTCATCAACATTGTTTTGTAAATTATTTGGAATAAACGCTCCGCCAAATTCACCATAGAATCCATTACTATTTGCCCTCATTATTATCTCCTTTTTTGTTTTGTCTGTTATAACCTGCTCTTCTTCTAATCTCTTCGATAAAAGTAAATATTACTTCTCTGACACTTTCAGATTCAGAAATAGTTGACACTCTGTATGATTCAAAATCATTCAGTTTAGTCTCAAAATTTATATGTTTTTCTTCTAAAAAGTCAGGAGTTATAAAATTAGAATTGCCATCGCCCAAAAGAACTTATAACATGAGTATTAAAATCATAATTTGTGGTTGAAATACTATTTTTTTGGTCACTTGAAACAGCCTGTTTTAGGGTGTTTCTGGTTTTGGAATCATAAGTCTCCCTACTTTTTTCATCCATTTTGATTCTCCTTTTGTTACAAAAAAAAACGGCTTATGTGTAAATAAGCCGTTTATAATAATTTAAGTAAATGACAGATCTACACATCATACATTGATATGTGCCACCACCAAAATTTATTTAAGGTTTGTATTTCTTCTGCTTTTTTTAACATATCCAATTTCCAAGTTGATACACATAATGTATAATCTTTTTTTCACATTAAAGCAAGAAAATAAAGTTCATTTGATAATTTCAAGCAATTGATTAATGATGACTCTATTTTTTACATGTAGTTAACTTGATAAATCTAACATTACCCAGTTATTTTTCAAAACTTATCAGAAAGTTGTAAAAGTATTTATGTAAGTCATATAATAATTATTTATTACACTAATACACCGATGTAACAAATTATTACAAATAAGATCCAGCGATTACCTTGCTTCGCAAGGATAAGCCTACGCCGGTGCAAGATACATCTGAAATTCTTGTTTTTTAAGAAGGATTCCCTCTTCAAATACTACAATCTGAAAATAGAAGCACCATCACCAGCGGAATTCTAACTGCTTAGAATCAATAATTTTAACTGGGGAATTTAAGTAAAATCTTAATTCAATATGACTTATATAATGTTTTGTATGTATTATAGGAAGGTATATCAATCATATTTTAAGAAAAAATCGTAAACAAGATTAAAACTTAAATTATAATTTACATCTTCATATTTTGATCTGCTTAACTCTTCGTAATCTTTCTCATTCTTACATTTCGTAATAAATAACAATTTACCTTCCAACTCAGCTTTTAAACCAAAATATGTCATCGAGGATAATAAGCTTAAATTTATACCTTCAGTAACCGGAGGAACTGGGAAGCTATCAATTTCACCGTCAAAAAGATTAAACACATCTCGATTTCCCCTTCGCCAATATTCAACACCTCCCCCAATTATCAGATTTTCGAATCCAAAGTAGGAATTTGAAATTTTGAAAGATTCGTATGAATTATATGGATAACCCATTGATTTATCAAAAAAAGTATAATTTTCAAAATTTCTATAGGTAGTATAAGAATCGTTCCATACTCTTGTATAAGTTAAATTTGTCATACTATTCTCTAGCAGTAGATCAGTAAATGATGATTTGAACTGCAAGGCTAATCTATCTGGATGATTTGCTCTGTCATCTTGCCCGTCTTCATTGTTTACCACCAAATCATCGATAAATAAATCTAAATAAAACCCTATACCTTCAATCGGTCGATAATAAATAGATGCATCCAAATAAAAAGACATTTGAACATTGCTCTTACGATTCTGATTTCTCTGAGATACATAAAAAACATTGAATGGACTTAAATAAGCAGGAACAAAATCCTGGTCTGGACCTCCATAAACGGCACCTTGAGTAAATGCCATCTGTAGATTATCACTGTGTCTAAAGTCAATTCTTTGAATGGACCAGTATCTTTTAACATTAACAGGTGCAGGATCTCCATTTTCTAGTGTGTCAGGAATAACTACACTTTGAAAGTCTAAGCCATTTTTCAAGTCATTAAGTCTAGTAAAATAGAAGCTGTACATAAATTTTTTATTTCTAGCTGAAATACCAAAATGATCGTAGCTATATGGATTATCAGATAAAATTAGACCATACTCATTCAAAGCTCCCCAATTTCTGGATACCCTACCTGTAAAAAGATCAAAATATTCAAAATTGTACAAACCATATGCTTCATCAAAATACCCCATTGCGGTTTCTCCAGTATCTCCATGAAAATATGGATCATATTTTACTGAGCCGTCAACCCGGGCATTACTTACTAAAGATAAATTCCCGATACTAAGATTAATGTCTCCATTGAAGTAATGATAAAGAACTTTATCTTCATTAGATATAAAAGTCCCTAGACCTGGAGATAATTTAACCTTTAAGCTGCTATTCTCTTTTGAATAATTGGAAAGAGATCTTACGATCTCTTTGTCTAAAAATTTATTAACTTGGGATGTTTTAAATGGTTGGTTTAGTATGAAAATATTACTATTCCCATCATCGTTCTCTCTGCTTTGATCTTTCAAAATTTTATACTCGAAATAGCTGTATAGAGATCTGTTTATGGATATATATCTGTCAGCACCAATTAGAATTGTCGATGTCAAGAATAATAATAAAACTATTTTCATATGCCGTAAAACTCCCTTATTTTTTCTGCTACATATTCTGCCATCTCATCTGTCATTTCAGGATAAATTGGTAAAGAAAGTAGTTTGTTTTGATTGTTAAAAGTTACAGGGTAATCTTCTCTACTGGCATTAAATCTACTATATGCAGCTAGAAAAGGTAAACCTATTGGATAGTGTATTCCTGTATCGATCCCTTTATCTTTTAGGAATATCATAAGCTCATCTCTTTTTTCAACCCTAATAACATATAGATGATAAACAGGGACTGTTCCTTCATATTCTGAGGGTAAAGTAATATTTTCAATACTTCCCAGTAATTCTGAATATTTTCTAGCTACACCTAGTCTTGCCTTATTCCAGTTTGTGAGATATTTTAATTTTACATCTAAAATTGCAGCTTGAATTGTATCAAGTCTAGAATTTACACCTTCGAACTCATGATCATATTTTTTAATTCTTCCATGATTTGCATACATTTTAGACATTTTAAAATATTCTTCATTATTTGTGACGATTGCCCCTCCGTCACCATATGCTCCCAGATTCTTACCAGGATAAAAACTAAAAGTGGCTATATCTCCAATAGTTCCAACTTTAATACTATTAATGGTTGCTCCATGAGCTTGTGCACAATCTTCCAGAACCAACAAATTATTGGCTTTGGCAATTTTCATAATTTTGTCCATCTGAGCAGGTTGACCATAAAGGTGTACGGGAATTATTACTTTTGTTCTTTGTGTAATTTTTCTTTCTAAATCATCCGGATCAATCGTATAATAATCCTGCAAACAATCTGCGAAAACAATACTGTATCCAGCAGCTGTTACAGCTTCAGAAGTTGCAATAAAGCTATTAGCTGGAACAATTACTTCATCTCCTTCTTTCAACCCCAGAGCTTTTAAAGAGATTGTAATGGCGTCAGTACCATTGGCAACTCCTAGAGCATGTT
Coding sequences within it:
- a CDS encoding peptidase S10, coding for MAEEKNEKEKKIVELKPEESSKVTHSIEIEGKEFNYISETGFMRLKDEEGELKVNFFFTSYRLETEENRPVIFAFNGGPGSSSVWLHMGMLGPKTYEIDEEGRAVSLPAKITNNNFTWLKKADLVFLDPVSTGYSRSANPEGSKEYHEFNKDIETMGDAIKIWLDKNKRWSSKKYLCGESYGTTRASGVSEYLLNRYGLYLNGIILVSSVLNFMQISNDPGNNLPFLMFLPTLAATSWYHGKLDKVKYLKLETLIEEVTYFVENEYLKFLFTGNSTDIETRNNIFSKISEFTGLSEEYVKISGGRINEFRYMSELFRSEGRTVGRLDSRFLGYNIDETIDSIDYDPAYSVIYGPYTSIYNDYVKNHLEFDCDITYEIINGKVWPWDYSKVSNKYVDVIDSLTKTMHQNPQMRVWFLSGYYDLATPYYATIYTINQMKLKGDLAKNIDHTYYDSGHMMYIKRSCLEKIFEELDNFLKR
- a CDS encoding hybrid sensor histidine kinase/response regulator, with the translated sequence MPDKKEVVLIVDDKQMNLDVLSEILSPGYTVITADSGEQALYLVEGFYPDLILMDVNMPPGMDGFETCALIKSNPVTSDIPIIFLTAVDNIKDKLHGLKVGGSDYITKPFYSEEVLARVKLHVKLAKTLEEHKRLSRELEFKLNERTQQLINTERHAAFSLLIQGIIHNLKSPLTALSGNSELISYILDKNKESDPTFLKFKKQIQQYNERNLEACIRLQEMIENMMCKSRNSESDINDNVDLNTLVQTEIEFMNSDPFFKHDITKEILLCDKILLISIKKGEFSQVFSNLLRNSMEAMNNTKDPVIKIVSYEEDEYAVLKIIDNGPGIPGKYLKNIFDPFFTTKKNNSENPTIGTGLGLYTCKKIMTDNFGFIEVDSEEGRTEFILSFPLSNSNSEE
- a CDS encoding AAA family ATPase; amino-acid sequence: MLKKSFKDKIIFENLFLDLDNSFSLYGKNGSGKTTLFEILSGEDIDFTGEIIDNYKTPEDYGYFLQFTESGFLTEKVIDEILFSNADRDKFLGMIHMFKLDEFIDKNPYSLSKSTQKLITLFITLSEEKKIYILDEPDSGLSVNNQIILARLLRDLSRKKQILIISHSKLFLKLLDFDVLHFEDKSIHKKCIEKFLHDNCQTEELVYLNKFYL
- the argS gene encoding arginine--tRNA ligase, with protein sequence MNIFELRIAERISEKYESLSFDEILNALEKPKNENFGDKSLPCFKFAKQLRKSPQMIGDEFLSIFTGDDYFSEITNAGGFLNFRFNRTVFVKNMIDSLQNGNFDRNIKTLGEGKVLAIDFSSPNIAKEFHIGHLRSTAIGNAISNIYAEAGWKVNRINHLGDWGTQFGKLLYAYIEWGNEEEFKKHPIRYLQQIYVKFHKLAETDTSLEDKGREWFKRLEDGDVKARELWELFRFHALESLKKSYKRLDIEFDYFWGEAFYEDACKDVIKLVEESEAGSISQGALVINLDDYDMPPCLIRKSDGTSIYATRDLAAAIHRYNELKFNKFIYVTEMKQNLHFKQVMKSLELLGFEWAKSMEHVFFGSIKGISTRKGNVKYLDDVFDEAKERALSVINEKNPDLNNKDEIAEKIGIGAVVFQDLSKSRVKDSEFDWERILAFEGETGPYVQYTYVRMHNILEKIGEYALADSTDYSVLTDDDSFRVLTEIGRFKEVIEFAINDNEPSVIANYLITLSKAFNKFYLSNRVMGEAESIMNSRIILLLNLKNIMAKCMNILGVPVIEKM
- the trpB gene encoding tryptophan synthase subunit beta; translation: MRANSNGFYGEFGGAFIPNNLQNNVDELRNNYRRIIDSPNFQQELASLLKDYCGRPTPLYFSENLSRIYGKKIFLKREDLNHTGAHKINNTLGQVLLARELGKKTVIAETGAGQHGVATATVCAKFGMKCIIFMGEKDAQRQAPNVKRMKLLGAEVYEAKSGSRTLNDAINEALGYWIENPDAYYMIGSIVGPHPYPEITGEFQSVISKEMKLQIKEHTGKSYPDLIIACVGGGSNATGAFYHFIEEEKTDLLMAEAAGEGLETGKHASTTYNGRPGILHGFKSLIIQDEDNNPIESHSISAGLNYPGVGPLCAHLFSSGRAKSVYIKDNEALIAGMRLSRLEGIIPALESSHAMAALDKIDLSKYETIVINLSGRGDKDMETYMNHLDMISELEEYSEIQKVLNKSEHHIFAERL
- a CDS encoding DegT/DnrJ/EryC1/StrS family aminotransferase — protein: MKIKFLDLKTQYNSIKSEIDDAIADVISDSSFIGGDKLEHFNNNFANYLGVKHALGVANGTDAITISLKALGLKEGDEVIVPANSFIATSEAVTAAGYSIVFADCLQDYYTIDPDDLERKITQRTKVIIPVHLYGQPAQMDKIMKIAKANNLLVLEDCAQAHGATINSIKVGTIGDIATFSFYPGKNLGAYGDGGAIVTNNEEYFKMSKMYANHGRIKKYDHEFEGVNSRLDTIQAAILDVKLKYLTNWNKARLGVARKYSELLGSIENITLPSEYEGTVPVYHLYVIRVEKRDELMIFLKDKGIDTGIHYPIGLPFLAAYSRFNASREDYPVTFNNQNKLLSLPIYPEMTDEMAEYVAEKIREFYGI
- a CDS encoding iron-sulfur cluster assembly accessory protein, which produces MLNVTEIAKDELNKALVAQEDKDICIRVYVEGVGCSGPQVGLALDKKSENDKIFNINGVNFIVDSESEKTINDYEGLNIDFIDEDERSAGFSLSFNKEFGGCNSGCSCH